A section of the Leishmania braziliensis MHOM/BR/75/M2904 complete genome, chromosome 13 genome encodes:
- a CDS encoding putative 60S ribosomal protein L18: MGVDLTGISKKSRVVRHHTYSTNPYIKLLIKLYKFLAKRTSSGFNKVVYQRLIKSRSNRAPISLSRIAVVMKRKAVFTAKCKKAPIAVVVGDVLDDVRMARIPAMRVCALRFSKNARQSIVAAGGECLTFDQLAMIAPTGKNTYLMRGRKSGRESVRHFGASGVPGSHSKPYATNRGKETKRGRRPGQSYKRKAFRHV; the protein is encoded by the coding sequence ATGGGCGTCGATCTGACTGGTATCTCCAAGAAGAGTCGTGTGGTTCGCCACCACACGTACTCAACGAACCCCTACATCAAGTTGCTGATCAAGCTGTACAAGTTCCTCGCGAAGCGCACAAGCTCTGGCTTCAACAAGGTTGTGTACCAGCGCCTGATCAAGAGCCGTAGCAACCGAGCCCCGATCTCGCTGAGCCGTATTGCTGTCGTCATGAAGCGCAAGGCTGTCTTCACCGCAAAGTGCAAGAAGGCCCCGATTGCCGTCGTGGTCGGCGATGTGCTGGATGATGTGCGCATGGCCCGTATCCCCGCGATGCGCGTCTGCGCCCTGCGCTTTTCCAAGAACGCGCGCCAGagcatcgtcgccgccggtggTGAGTGCCTCACCTTCGACCAGCTCGCCATGATTGCTCCGACTGGCAAGAACACGTACCTCATGCGTGGCCGCAAGTCTGGCCGTGAGTCTGTGCGCCACTTCGGCGCCTCTGGCGTACCTGGCAGCCACTCGAAGCCGTACGCGACCAACCGTGGCAAGGAGACGaagcgcggccgccgcccgGGTCAGTCGTACAAGCGCAAGGCCTTCCGTCACGTCTAA
- a CDS encoding putative 40S ribosomal protein S12, which translates to MAEETARVEVPAVEENVMNDVTPESLEDAVRIVIQKSLEANGLVRGLSEVARALDCKTAHMCILADDCEDEEYKKLVTALAKQGNIDLINVEERMKLAQWAGLARRDVTGEVTKTLKCSSVAIRDFGERTKALDYLLSQLH; encoded by the coding sequence ATGGCTGAGGAAACCGCTCGTGTTGAAGTCCCTGCGGTCGAGGAGAACGTCATGAACGATGTCACCCCGGAAAGCCTGGAGGATGCTGTCCGCATTGTGATCCAGAAGTCGCTCGAGGCCAACGGTCTCGTCCGCGGCCTCTCCGAGGTGGCCCGCGCCCTGGACTGCAAGACTGCGCACATGTGCATTCTGGCTGATGACTGCGAAGATGAGGAGTACAAGAAACTTGTCACCGCGCTCGCCAAGCAAGGCAACATCGATCTGATCAACGTCGAGGAGCGCATGAAGCTGGCCCAATGGGCAGGCCTCGCTCGCCGCGATGTGACCGGTGAGGTGACCAAGACTCTCAAGTGCTCCTCTGTTGCCATTCGCGACTTCGGTGAGCGCACAAAGGCTCTGGACTACCTACTGTCTCAGCTGCACTAA
- a CDS encoding actyltransferase-like protein, which yields MSSTSSVDVNSAFPAMQDSADAVQWTKLDGAQKLLANHSDAKRFFTKYTMLRTVVGEVKPVFYDSVRTRVKVLCEEKAFAAGEECDDLEAVSMHVVAYFHYRLFMEEMKELMAQARLLKSIGMEGSGLRFQPRERNIDASGDKPRARSSCRCGEPSVKVQLHELSYCPAAFIPVGALRLRRVSKVSETGEFSEVVAKIDRVCVVKSVRCFDVGRVLMKAAEKIAREAFHVRWALVDAQLSSKGFYAKIGYAPKDVQTCMELHLPYVVMAKCLAEASL from the coding sequence ATGTCCTCTACTTCATCTGTTGACGTGAATAGCGCATTCCCTGCGATGCAGGACAGTGCGGACGCGGTGCAGTGGACAAAGCTGGATGGGGCACAGAAGCTGCTTGCGAATCATTCAGATGCGAAGAGGTTCTTCACCAAGTACACGATGCTCCGCACCGTCGTAGGCGAGGTGAAGCCCGTCTTCTACGACTCTGTGCGCACACGGGTGAAGGTGTTATGCGAGGAGAAGGCCTTCGCGGCAGGGGAAGAGTGCGACGACTTGGAGGCGGTCTCGATGCACGTTGTGGCGTACTTCCACTACAGGCTATTTatggaggagatgaaggagTTGATGGCGCAGGCACGCTTATTGAAGAGTATCGGGATGGAGGGGTCGGGACTACGATTTCAGCCCCGCGAGCGAAACATTGACGCGTCAGGCGACAAGCCGCGCGCTagaagcagctgccgctgcggtgagCCATCTGTCAAGGTGCAGTTACATGAACTGAGCTACTGCCCTGCGGCATTTATTCCTGTTGGAGCGCTGCGACTGCGTCGGGTTTCGAAGGTGTCGGAGACAGGAGAGTTttcggaggtggtggcgaagaTTGACCGCGTGTGCGTCGTCAAGAGCGTGCGCTGCTTTGACGTCGGTCGGGTTCTGATGAAGGCTGCGGAGAAGATCGCTCGGGAAGCCTTCCACGTCCGCTGGGCCCTCGTAGACGCACAGCTGAGCTCCAAAGGGTTTTACGCCAAGATCGGCTACGCGCCAAAGGATGTGCAGACATGCATGGAACTTCATCTGCCGTACGTTGTGATGGCCAAGTGCTTGGCGGAGGCCTCTCTctga
- a CDS encoding putative lectin, with amino-acid sequence MPHTYLAGERRSRRCTWWTVGAYAVVLLAIGSGGLLVATADPVPKLTSKQEQRSLNMAIGHHSFAPPLLRQYYGDDDIPHWSIIGSSVITDDYVRLTGDQKGQVGHLWNTEPLDMDAFEIVVGFRVHRPVGGDRADGFGVWVAQPPRFDGAIFGRPPTFSGFGILFDSYDNDKRRDNPMVSLVYNDGSSTKRFDPDKDFMGDSVASCVFDYLDVSPPDMATMRMVYLKGELQLHLSKNSEATETECLRVTKLPLPAGKVHLSFSAQTGDVSGIHDILFVHLSPLMEVKYDHDVQQTMVPPSERHDAQLYNNDAMNNRPIPEETQPAPQETQSAPQETQSAPQETQSAPQETQPAPQETQPAPQETQPAPQETQPSTQPSTDPGLMERQRIEELERKLEELQRRNEGDEDEDEYEDYDDDGHNKRRRVRRVRRARTPRRNRDRYDD; translated from the coding sequence ATGCCGCACACTTACCTCGCAGGAGAGCGCAGGAGTCGTCGTTGCACCTGGTGGACGGTAGGCGCGTACGCTGTAGTGTTGCTCGCCATCGGTTCTGGTGGGCTCCTTGTGGCCACTGCAGACCCTGTGCCTAAGTTGACGTCGAAGCAGGAGCAACGCAGCCTCAACATGGCTATCGGCCATCACTCCTTCGCCCCACCACTGTTACGGCAGTACTATGGCGATGACGACATCCCGCACTGGAGCATCATCGGCTCCTCCGTCATCACGGACGACTACGTGCGGCTCACGGGTGACCAGAAGGGTCAGGTAGGTCATCTGTGGAACACGGAACCGCTGGACATGGATGCCTTTGAGATAGTCGTAGGATTCCGGGTCCACCGGCCAGTTGGCGGCGACCGCGCGGACGGATTcggggtgtgggtggcgcagccgcctcgctTTGACGGCGCCATCTTTGGCCGCCCGCCTACGTTCAGCGGTTTTGGAATTTTGTTCGACTCGTACGACAACGACAAACGCCGCGACAACCCGATGGTGAGCCTTGTGTACAACGACGGCTCCAGCACAAAGCGCTTTGATCCTGATAAGGACTTCATGGGCGACAGTGTGGCGAGCTGCGTTTTCGACTACCTCGACGTTTCCCCACCGGACATGGCCACCATGCGCATGGTGTACTTGAAGGGCGAGCTTCAGCTGCACCTCTCCAAAAACAGCGAGGCCACAGAGACAGAGTGCTTAAGAGTCACTAAACTGCCGCTCCCGGCGGGCAAAGTGcacctctccttctccgcccAGACCGGTGATGTGTCGGGGATCCACGACATCTTGTTtgtgcatctctctcccttgatGGAGGTGAAGTACGACCACGATGTGCAGCAGACGATGGTGCCGCCCAGTGAGAGGCACGACGCGCAACTTTACAACAACGACGCGATGAACAACCGCCCAATCCCAGAGGAGACACAACCGGCACCCCAGGAGACGCAGTCGGCACCCCAGGAGACGCAGTCGGCACCCCAGGAGACGCAGTCGGCACCCCAGGAGACGCAGCCGGCACCCCAGGAGACGCAGCCGGCACCCCAGGAGACGCAGCCGGCACCCCAGGAGACGCAGCCGTCTACGCAACCCTCCACCGACCCCGGCCTAATGGAGCGACAGCGGATCGAAGAGTTGGAGAGGAAGCTAGAGgagctccagcgccgcaACGAGGGTGATGAAGACGAGGACGAGTATGAGGATTACGACGATGACGGTCACAACAAACGACGCCGCGTGCGACGCGTGCGCCGTGCACGCACGCCCCGTCGTAACCGTGATCGGTACGATGActag